The Salvelinus fontinalis isolate EN_2023a chromosome 13, ASM2944872v1, whole genome shotgun sequence DNA segment GTTACATAGCTAACTAAGTACAAACATACTAGCATTATTGAATGAAAATAAAACGGTTATGTACAGGCAGTACAGCCCAGGGATTTAGTTAGCTATCCGCCAGGAAAAACGTCGATAGAACCTTGCGccaactagctagttagctatctatAGTTAGCCACTTAGCACGCGCTTGTGTTTCCGTAGCTAGCTGTAAACTTTAGCTAGCGTTAGTGCAAGCTAGCTAACGCCAATTTAGGTTGTAACATTGGCCGAGAACACAAATAATTTTGGGAAATAATCTTTAACCAGGTTCAATGAAGAACATAACTCACAGTGAATTTAAAAAGGATGTTGAAATGTCCCATTGGCTAACTGAGCTGAAAGTCAGGTTATCTTGATAAATTGCCCCACCGCTTATTTGACTCGcgccctcatcctcctcctccttcttgtcctcctccttcttcttcttcttctccttcttgtgGTTTCCCGGCAGACTAGACGCTTCGTATTGCTGCATCTCAGTTCGGAAAGTGCATTGCACCTTTGTTCACAAAAAATAATAATGGGGACACCCTCCTTTCGTTGTAGCAGGTATTTCATCCGGGGATTCTTGCCCAAATAGTATTTTATTCTGGTTGTTGTAGTTGCTAgctgctacagtacagtagtggaggAGTGAGTTGGTCACACTTATTTAACAAAAGCCACACAATTTTAAACACAACTGAAAGATCActggttttattgttttgtgtaCAGTTGGGACACAGAAATGTAAATACTCTCAATGCATCTTCAATGATGCAGTCACCTCCAAGCACCCCACCACTCCATCTCTCATTTGAAATATGGAGAACTTCAATACTCATCAAAGTGGGTCTTATTCCTGACCAGATCCTTCTCTGTTTATCCCCTCTTCACCCattccctctctatcacaccatATTCAAGTATCTTGTTGAATAACTCTAAGTACAACTTCCTGTATACCACCATATCCAGCCTTATTTTTCCTTTCCTTTGCCTACTTTCTTTATTCCAGGTAAATTGTGAGGACCCATTGTGTTATTTTATTGCCTACCTTATATTTATCACACTTTCAGTACAAAGTAATTTATAAAAATATGCCTGATTACTTAGCTAAAGCCAATGAGGTGTGATATTAAAAATAAAGGTACTATTCTTGATTCCTTATTGGCATCTCTCCATATCAGATCTGAGGGGTTTTATGTATATCTAGGTGGGTATGGGCAGACTCACTTCCACATGGATAGTGGAGTTGGGAGCTTTGACCTGGGGCCAGGCAGCTTTATAACTGTGGTCTTTGGGACTGTAGACTGGCTGCTCCTGTCCTTATTCACAGCCGCAACGGCAATGAGGGCACAGCGTATGACCTTGGCACTGGTGGTCACAGAGCTCTGAAGGGCACGGCGAGGCAGAGAGGTATGAAAGTCAGGGTGCAGGGGCAGCCGCTTGGACACACACAGAGCTGACTCCATCACTGGCTCCACTTTGACTTCCTTCTCTTTCCCCTTTAGCTTAGTTTTCATCTGCACCTTCTCCTTCGccatcttcctctccttctccttctctttcaccttctctttctccttgACCTTCTCCCTTTCTTTCACTCTTTTCTTCTCCTTCTGCTTTACCTTCtcactttccctctcctctctcactccctccctctctctttcactctccagctctctttccttctttatcttctcctctctctccttctcatttGGTTTGGCTTTTTCTAGTAGTCGACGAAGTGGATGCTTTTTTTTGGTCTGCTCATTCAGAGATGGCCTTTTTTCCCTAACAATCCCTTCCGGTCTGACCTCAGTATGATCTCTGGAGGTGATTGGAGTTGGGGAACGCATTGAGTTCCTGAGAGGGAGACGTGaggaccatgtggaggctgcctCTGACCTGCCTTGCATTTTGGGAATGGCCGAGGCTGTGGGAGTAGGGATGGCAGAGGCAGTAGAGGAAAGGGTGGAAGTAGGGCTTGTGGAGGGTGTGGAAGCCCTACTCCTGGGTATAGTTCTCTGCAGCACCTTTTTGTTCTGCACGTTGTCCCCCTGGACCTGGGGTGCTACCGCTTTGTGGACCTGGGGTGCTGCCGCTTTGTGGACCTGGGGTGATGCCGCTCTGACCTGCTTGTCCCTCAACCGTAAGAAGCAGTGGGATCCTTCCGTGGGCTCCTCCCAGGGCTGTGTTGGGCTCAGGTTCTTATAGGAGCATAGGCCAGTCACAAGAGTGTGACACACTACTGTGTCTCCCATGCATGAATACAgacactcccattccccaggcttcTGTGACTGTCCCTTGGTGGTGGGTTGGGCAGAGGCTGTGTCATGCTGTTTCTCTGGGTCAGACATTTCTTGTAGACTGCACTGCTGGTTCACCACTTTAGATGCTACACGTCTCAGCAGATCGGCACTCTCCAGAGATGACTGTGGGATGTCCACTGGAGGGGTGGTCTCCTGGGCAGGCTTGGCTGACATGCTGTTTGTGGGGTCAGAGGGGGGAGCAGACACACTCTGCTGAAGCTTTGtcttgggtggtggtggtgagtgaGCAAGggttggtggtggtgtgtcacATGATTCTGTAGTATCATCATCATTGATGTTCTCCAGTAAGTTGTGTAAGGTTTGACTCATGGCACGTAGTCGGCTGTCTGGGCTTCGTACGTTGTGGCGGCTCTGCCAGGTGTGGTAGAGGCTCCTCTCCAGGGTGCTCTCCAGGTCTTCTTGCTGGATGTCCCTGAGTCCCACCTCCAGGGCTGAACAGTTGGCTATGGAGCGACGTCTCACCGTCCTGTCCcggtccctctccagcctctctctctctgctcgcttcTGTTCCTGAAGCTCCCTCTTTGCATTCTCCTGAAACAAAATCAGAAGAGTTATCAAATTAAAATGAACAGAATCATTTAGGGAAAATAAAAGTGCCTCAATGGAGGCCTTGCCAACCAGCACACATTATTGCAGCAAAAAAATATTCATTCATATCAATGGGAGAAATTAAAATATGGTTGAACACCAACAGATGCTGCTTAGGTGCTGACCTCTACAGCTTTCTGAAAGCGAATGTTGAAGGAGTAAAAGATGCTGCAGGCCTCCTCCAGCTTGAACGTGACATCATCCTCACAGAAGAAGTCCAACAGGTCCTGTTGGGCCTGCAGTAgagcctccacctccacctctgccTCCTCCAGCCTCCCCTCAGCGCTCTGACAACAGACCACAAAAAAAGTCTTGCAAACCACCTTTCACAACTTATGAGAAGgaagaaggaacagggcatactggaccctggggacgcacattaggcctagtgcgtggggccggaactggtggtaccggactggggacacgcatctcagggctagtgcggggagcagcaacaggacgcacaggactctggggacacacaggaggcttggtgcgtggtttaggcactggtggtaaagggctggagacacgcaccatagggctagtgcgtggaggaggcactggtgatactgggctggggactgtcacaggagagttagtacgtggggctaatacaggaggtgcaggactagggaggcgtacaggaggcctggttcgtgggactgtcattcccagacggttagcacgcacatcaggacgagcatggagagctgactcaggtaacatcacatcccgcacacgctctgtcgggtggatcttgtgcctcacgcaccaacacagcagctccctcatttcactctcttccaacctccccaataaatccttaacagtctctgtatcattcccattgctcacctccaatatcagcccgactggct contains these protein-coding regions:
- the LOC129868517 gene encoding inverted formin-2-like, whose protein sequence is MDPLSELTSLSPPTSMSSPPPPTMSHPPHPTMSPPPPPAIFPPPPPPPLPGDLQNSRDVLQRSKLRNLNWDLIPKEKVEGRQSVWNSPDEFHFDLSSLDELFGQQKRSRPPKKDGSLRHGLRPIGSPLHNAPEKVSLLDGKRSMNVGIFLRQFKSAVREIVENIRQGAGQHYGSEMLSELCKMLPETEEERRLRAYRGERSHLEDPDLFMLLLVEVPSYRLRLDAMILQQEFDPALSALCVSARCLVSAATELLSCPELHSILRLVLRAGNYMNAGGYAGNAAGFRIASLLKLADTKANKPGMNLLHYVAMEAVRKDPTLLSFPLKLSHVGPASRLSVDVVQGDLSQLCSRLTGLERRIQTEPVLQQQIKSFLQSAEGRLEEAEVEVEALLQAQQDLLDFFCEDDVTFKLEEACSIFYSFNIRFQKAVEENAKRELQEQKRAERERLERDRDRTVRRRSIANCSALEVGLRDIQQEDLESTLERSLYHTWQSRHNVRSPDSRLRAMSQTLHNLLENINDDDTTESCDTPPPTLAHSPPPPKTKLQQSVSAPPSDPTNSMSAKPAQETTPPVDIPQSSLESADLLRRVASKVVNQQCSLQEMSDPEKQHDTASAQPTTKGQSQKPGEWECLYSCMGDTVVCHTLVTGLCSYKNLSPTQPWEEPTEGSHCFLRLRDKQVRAASPQVHKAAAPQVHKAVAPQVQGDNVQNKKVLQRTIPRSRASTPSTSPTSTLSSTASAIPTPTASAIPKMQGRSEAASTWSSRLPLRNSMRSPTPITSRDHTEVRPEGIVREKRPSLNEQTKKKHPLRRLLEKAKPNEKEREEKIKKERELESEREREGVREERESEKVKQKEKKRVKEREKVKEKEKVKEKEKERKMAKEKVQMKTKLKGKEKEVKVEPVMESALCVSKRLPLHPDFHTSLPRRALQSSVTTSAKVIRCALIAVAAVNKDRSSQSTVPKTTVIKLPGPRSKLPTPLSMWK